In Pollutimonas sp. M17, a single genomic region encodes these proteins:
- a CDS encoding addiction module antidote protein → MTKTSKISELPEFDMAEVLKTDEDIANYLTVVLEENDPAELSHALGVIARARGMTEVARASGLTREALYKALRPGSHPRFDTIARVCAALGVQLTARPAHS, encoded by the coding sequence ATGACCAAGACAAGCAAGATTTCCGAGCTGCCGGAGTTCGACATGGCCGAAGTCCTCAAGACGGATGAGGACATTGCCAACTATCTGACGGTGGTTCTGGAAGAAAACGATCCCGCCGAGCTTTCCCATGCGCTGGGTGTCATTGCCCGCGCGCGTGGTATGACGGAAGTCGCGCGAGCCAGCGGTCTGACACGTGAGGCGCTCTATAAGGCATTGCGCCCTGGATCGCACCCGCGCTTCGATACCATTGCCCGTGTATGCGCCGCGCTGGGTGTGCAACTGACTGCCCGGCCTGCGCATTCATAG
- a CDS encoding type II toxin-antitoxin system RelE/ParE family toxin, which produces MFTVKQTPEFERWIGGLKDGMARIRLAKRLDKVQRGNLGDVAPIGEGVSEMREHFGPGWRMYYVQRGDVLIVMLGGGDKSTQNADIKQAIALAKTLQE; this is translated from the coding sequence ATGTTCACAGTCAAGCAAACGCCGGAGTTCGAGCGATGGATTGGCGGCCTGAAGGATGGCATGGCTCGAATTCGCCTGGCAAAGCGCTTGGATAAGGTTCAGCGCGGCAACCTGGGTGATGTGGCGCCGATAGGCGAGGGCGTCAGCGAAATGCGTGAACACTTTGGTCCTGGCTGGCGAATGTATTACGTCCAGCGGGGCGATGTGTTGATTGTCATGCTGGGCGGCGGCGACAAGTCCACACAGAATGCCGATATCAAGCAGGCCATCGCGCTGGCGAAGACACTGCAGGAGTAA
- the icd gene encoding NADP-dependent isocitrate dehydrogenase gives MSYQHIKVPAAGQKITVNADFSLNVPDEPVIPFIEGDGTGADITPVMLKVVDAAVAKAYGGKRKIHWMEVYAGEKSTKVYGSDVWLPEETLEAVKDYVVSIKGPLTTPVGGGIRSLNVALRQQLDLYVCLRPIQYFKGVPSPVREPEKTNMVIFRENSEDIYAGIEFEAESANAKKLISFLQNELGVTKIRFPETSGIGVKPVSREGTQRLVRKAIQYAIDNDKPSVTLVHKGNIMKFTEGGFRDWGYELAQKEFGAQMIDGGPWCKFKNPKTGREITVKDVIADAFLQQILLRPAEYDVIATLNLNGDYVSDALAAQVGGIGIAPGANLSDSVAMFEATHGTAPKYAGKDYVNPGSEILSAEMMLRHMGWTEAADLIISSMEKSILSKKVTYDFARLLEGATQVSCSGFGQVMIDNM, from the coding sequence ATGTCCTATCAGCACATCAAAGTCCCGGCAGCGGGCCAGAAAATCACGGTTAACGCCGATTTTTCGCTCAACGTCCCCGATGAGCCCGTAATCCCCTTCATCGAAGGCGATGGCACCGGCGCCGATATCACGCCGGTCATGCTCAAGGTCGTTGACGCTGCGGTGGCCAAGGCTTATGGCGGCAAGCGCAAAATCCACTGGATGGAAGTCTACGCCGGCGAGAAGTCCACGAAAGTATATGGCTCCGACGTCTGGCTGCCCGAAGAAACCCTGGAAGCCGTCAAGGACTACGTCGTTTCCATCAAGGGCCCTCTGACCACGCCCGTGGGCGGCGGCATCCGTTCGCTGAACGTCGCGCTGCGCCAGCAACTGGACCTGTACGTCTGCCTGCGCCCCATCCAATACTTCAAGGGTGTTCCTTCGCCCGTGCGCGAGCCGGAAAAAACCAATATGGTCATTTTCCGCGAAAACTCGGAAGACATCTACGCCGGCATCGAGTTCGAAGCTGAAAGCGCCAATGCCAAGAAGCTCATTTCCTTCCTGCAGAACGAACTGGGCGTCACCAAGATCCGCTTCCCCGAAACCTCGGGCATCGGCGTCAAGCCGGTTTCGCGCGAAGGCACGCAGCGCCTGGTCCGCAAGGCCATCCAGTACGCCATCGACAACGACAAGCCCTCGGTCACCCTGGTGCACAAGGGCAACATCATGAAGTTCACCGAGGGCGGTTTCCGCGACTGGGGCTATGAGCTGGCGCAAAAGGAATTCGGCGCCCAAATGATCGACGGCGGCCCATGGTGCAAATTCAAGAACCCCAAGACGGGTCGTGAAATCACCGTCAAGGACGTCATTGCCGACGCCTTCCTGCAGCAGATCCTGCTGCGCCCGGCCGAGTACGACGTCATCGCCACCCTAAACCTGAACGGCGACTATGTGTCCGACGCGCTGGCCGCACAAGTGGGCGGCATCGGCATCGCCCCGGGCGCCAACCTGTCCGACTCCGTTGCCATGTTCGAAGCCACCCACGGCACCGCGCCCAAGTACGCCGGCAAGGACTACGTGAACCCCGGTTCCGAAATCCTGTCCGCCGAAATGATGCTGCGCCATATGGGTTGGACCGAAGCCGCCGACCTGATCATCTCCAGCATGGAAAAATCCATCCTGTCGAAAAAGGTCACCTACGACTTCGCACGCCTGCTGGAAGGCGCGACCCAAGTGTCGTGCTCGGGCTTTGGCCAGGTGATGATCGACAATATGTAA
- a CDS encoding DUF1841 family protein: MFNPSREQVRQFFTESWSKHRSGGILTPLETMAVDLIEQHPEYHADLESPDSANRDFSVEQGKTNPFLHLSMHLAINEQLSIDQPPGIKAAFQSLLATRDAHDAAHVIMEALGEVVWEAQRLGTPLDTDKYLELIRRHASRN; the protein is encoded by the coding sequence ATGTTCAATCCCTCCCGGGAACAGGTACGCCAGTTTTTCACCGAATCATGGAGCAAACACCGTTCGGGCGGGATCCTGACGCCCCTGGAAACCATGGCGGTCGACCTGATCGAACAGCACCCGGAATACCACGCCGACCTGGAAAGCCCGGATAGCGCAAACCGGGATTTTTCCGTCGAACAGGGGAAGACCAATCCCTTCCTGCACCTGTCCATGCACCTGGCGATCAACGAGCAGTTGTCCATAGACCAGCCACCCGGCATCAAAGCGGCTTTCCAGAGCCTGCTGGCCACCCGCGACGCCCACGACGCCGCGCACGTCATCATGGAGGCGCTGGGCGAAGTCGTCTGGGAAGCCCAACGCCTGGGGACACCCCTGGACACCGATAAATACCTGGAGCTGATCCGGCGCCACGCAAGCCGGAACTGA
- a CDS encoding c-type cytochrome — protein MKKLTLALAGSALFALASGALAADLDAGKAAFEKFTCASCHGADGKSSTMPAYPVLAGQHQDYLEHALRAYKRGASGAPATANTRKNAIMGAMVAQLSPADIQNISAWLSSLPSPLAVRK, from the coding sequence ATGAAAAAACTGACACTCGCCTTGGCTGGCTCCGCCTTGTTCGCCCTGGCTTCGGGCGCGCTCGCCGCCGACCTGGATGCCGGCAAAGCCGCATTTGAAAAATTCACGTGTGCGTCCTGCCATGGCGCCGACGGCAAATCGTCCACCATGCCGGCCTACCCGGTATTGGCCGGCCAGCACCAGGATTACCTGGAGCATGCGCTTCGCGCCTACAAGCGCGGCGCCTCCGGTGCTCCGGCCACTGCCAATACGCGCAAGAACGCCATCATGGGCGCCATGGTGGCCCAGCTGTCGCCGGCCGATATCCAGAACATCTCCGCCTGGTTGTCCAGCCTGCCCTCGCCTTTGGCGGTGCGCAAGTAA
- a CDS encoding c-type cytochrome, which translates to MKLRTSLTRTLNALAVVASCAIAGQALAADAAPVGDAKAALSKTSMCIGCHGIPGYKSSYPEVYHVPMIAGQNAEYIVAALKEYASGARTFPTMEAIAQSLSEQDMADLAAYYSSLK; encoded by the coding sequence ATGAAGTTGCGAACATCCCTGACGCGCACCTTGAATGCGCTAGCCGTTGTGGCCTCCTGTGCCATCGCGGGCCAAGCACTTGCGGCCGATGCCGCGCCTGTGGGCGACGCCAAGGCCGCTCTGTCTAAAACCTCTATGTGTATTGGCTGCCACGGCATCCCGGGATACAAGTCCAGCTACCCCGAGGTCTACCACGTGCCCATGATTGCCGGCCAGAATGCCGAGTACATTGTTGCCGCGCTGAAAGAATACGCCAGCGGCGCACGTACGTTCCCGACCATGGAAGCCATTGCGCAAAGCCTGTCCGAGCAGGACATGGCCGATCTCGCGGCTTACTATTCCAGTCTTAAATAA
- a CDS encoding AAA family ATPase, protein MTSAAPAFSSERFTGTERYVATDDLKLAVNAALALQRPLLIKGEPGTGKTMLAEEVAAALKRPLLQWHIKSTTKAHQGLYEYDAVSRLRDSQLGDEKVRDIGNYIVKGVLWRAFESEEPVVVLIDEIDKADIEFPNDLLRELDRMEFHVYETRQTIQARHRPLIIITSNNEKDLPDAFLRRCFFHYINFPDPSTMKEIVAVHYPDIREDVLRAALDTFFALRDAPGLKKKPSTSEFLDWLRLLVNEAVSAKDISGAQGDLPLMAGALLKNEQDLTLLQRLAAVARAGQRR, encoded by the coding sequence ATGACTTCTGCCGCACCCGCATTTTCCTCCGAACGATTCACGGGAACCGAGCGCTATGTCGCCACCGACGACCTGAAACTCGCCGTAAACGCGGCGCTTGCGCTGCAGCGGCCGCTGCTTATAAAGGGCGAACCGGGCACCGGCAAGACCATGCTGGCCGAGGAGGTCGCCGCGGCGCTGAAGCGGCCCCTGCTGCAATGGCACATCAAGTCCACCACCAAGGCCCATCAGGGACTTTACGAGTACGACGCCGTATCGCGCCTGCGCGATTCCCAGCTGGGCGATGAAAAGGTCCGCGACATCGGCAACTACATCGTCAAAGGAGTGCTGTGGCGCGCCTTCGAGTCGGAGGAGCCGGTGGTCGTGCTGATCGATGAAATCGACAAGGCCGACATCGAATTCCCCAACGATCTGCTGCGCGAACTGGACCGCATGGAATTCCACGTATATGAGACACGCCAGACCATACAGGCCAGGCACCGGCCGCTGATCATCATTACGTCGAACAACGAAAAGGATTTGCCGGACGCTTTCCTGCGCCGCTGTTTCTTCCACTACATCAACTTTCCCGATCCTTCGACCATGAAGGAGATCGTGGCGGTGCACTATCCGGACATCCGGGAGGACGTGCTTCGGGCAGCCCTGGACACCTTCTTCGCCCTGCGCGATGCCCCGGGACTGAAGAAGAAGCCATCGACCTCCGAGTTCCTGGACTGGCTGCGCCTGCTGGTGAACGAAGCCGTATCGGCCAAGGACATCAGCGGCGCGCAAGGCGACCTGCCGTTGATGGCGGGGGCCTTGCTGAAGAACGAACAGGACCTGACCCTGCTTCAGCGCCTGGCCGCCGTGGCGCGCGCCGGCCAGCGCCGCTGA
- a CDS encoding GNAT family N-acetyltransferase, whose translation MTQGFLQPPSPTTLSGHGVSLMPLHRDHADALEEAAADGRLWELRVTSVPEPGGAAAYIQAALQGQAAGHMLPFAIIDANSGRVIGTSRYHDIVPALARLEIGYTWYGKSWQRSHVNTACKLLLLRHAFEVLGAALVGWRTDNFNIASQRAIERLGARKDGVLRHHALRRDGTVRDTVMYSLAKGEWPEVERHLEYKLRAYHAD comes from the coding sequence ATGACACAAGGATTCCTTCAGCCGCCCTCTCCCACCACACTTAGCGGGCATGGGGTCAGCCTGATGCCATTGCATCGCGATCACGCCGACGCTCTGGAAGAAGCCGCCGCGGACGGCCGGCTTTGGGAGCTGCGAGTCACGTCGGTGCCCGAACCGGGCGGCGCCGCCGCTTATATCCAGGCAGCCCTCCAAGGCCAGGCGGCGGGGCATATGCTGCCCTTTGCCATCATCGACGCCAACAGCGGCCGCGTCATAGGCACCAGCCGCTATCACGATATCGTGCCCGCCCTGGCACGGCTGGAAATCGGCTACACCTGGTATGGCAAAAGCTGGCAGCGCAGCCACGTCAATACCGCCTGCAAGCTATTGCTGCTGCGCCATGCATTCGAGGTGCTGGGCGCGGCGCTGGTGGGATGGCGCACCGACAATTTCAATATTGCGTCCCAGCGTGCCATAGAACGCCTGGGCGCCCGCAAGGACGGCGTCCTGCGGCACCATGCCCTGCGCCGCGACGGCACGGTGCGCGACACGGTCATGTACAGCCTCGCCAAAGGCGAATGGCCCGAGGTCGAGAGGCACCTGGAATACAAGTTGCGAGCCTATCATGCTGATTGA
- a CDS encoding vWA domain-containing protein: MLIDFFYHLRARRLPVSVQEYLTLLSALKSDLMAPTIDEFYHLARMTLVKDETLFDRYDQAFGEFYRNLQAAFPEDKEIPLDWLIKEFQKNLTPEEKAAIEKHGWDKLMELFKERLEEQKERHAGGSKWIGTGGSSAFGHGGYHPEGIRVGGPSAGNRTAVKVWEKREFKDYDDQQELGTRNFKMALRRLRHFAREGAELELDLDHTIRSTARNAGFLDLQMVPERHNTVKVLMLLDVGGSMDDHIARVEELFSAARSEFRHLEVYYFHNCPYESLWQNNRRRYSERFDTWDILRKYNDDWRLIIVGDATMSPYEILQPGGSVEHYNKETGAAWLQRLLDNWPKAVWLNPEPAAYWQYRQSIAIIQNIMHDRMYGVTVSGIEQAMRHLSK; encoded by the coding sequence ATGCTGATTGATTTTTTTTACCATTTGCGCGCACGCAGGCTGCCGGTGTCGGTGCAGGAATACCTGACCTTGCTCAGCGCCCTGAAAAGCGATCTGATGGCGCCGACCATCGACGAGTTCTACCATCTGGCCCGCATGACGCTGGTCAAGGATGAAACCCTGTTCGACCGCTACGATCAGGCATTCGGCGAGTTCTACCGCAATCTGCAGGCCGCCTTCCCGGAAGACAAGGAGATTCCTCTGGACTGGCTGATCAAGGAGTTTCAGAAGAACCTCACTCCGGAGGAAAAGGCGGCGATCGAAAAACACGGCTGGGACAAGCTGATGGAGCTCTTCAAGGAACGTCTGGAAGAGCAGAAAGAGCGCCATGCCGGCGGCAGCAAATGGATAGGCACGGGCGGTTCCTCGGCCTTTGGGCATGGCGGCTATCACCCGGAGGGCATACGCGTGGGCGGGCCGTCCGCCGGCAACCGGACCGCCGTCAAGGTCTGGGAAAAGCGCGAATTCAAGGACTATGACGACCAGCAGGAGCTGGGCACCCGCAATTTCAAGATGGCATTGCGCCGCCTGCGGCATTTTGCGCGCGAGGGCGCCGAGCTGGAACTGGATCTGGACCATACCATCCGCAGCACCGCCCGCAACGCCGGCTTCCTGGACTTGCAGATGGTGCCCGAGCGGCACAACACGGTCAAAGTGCTGATGTTGCTGGATGTGGGCGGCAGCATGGACGACCACATTGCACGGGTCGAAGAATTGTTTTCAGCCGCGCGCAGCGAATTCCGGCATCTGGAGGTGTATTACTTCCATAACTGTCCCTACGAATCCCTGTGGCAGAACAACCGACGCCGCTATTCCGAGCGCTTCGACACCTGGGACATACTGCGCAAGTACAACGACGACTGGCGCCTGATCATCGTGGGGGATGCCACCATGAGCCCCTACGAGATCCTGCAGCCGGGCGGATCCGTGGAGCATTACAACAAGGAAACGGGAGCGGCCTGGCTGCAGCGCCTGCTGGACAACTGGCCCAAGGCCGTCTGGCTGAATCCCGAACCCGCCGCCTACTGGCAATACCGCCAGTCCATCGCCATCATCCAGAACATCATGCACGACCGCATGTATGGAGTGACCGTCAGCGGCATCGAACAGGCCATGCGCCACCTGTCCAAATAA
- a CDS encoding M16 family metallopeptidase produces the protein MQTLLPKTLIRFGIFLLLAFMAAAAGAKELPAGVSQGPSVEGVTEYTLPNGLRVLLAPDASKPTTTVNMTYLVGSRHENYGQTGMAHLLEHMLFRGTPTLRNALAEFSKRGLAANGSTSSDRTNYYASFAANPETLSWYLEWQADAMVNSLIAKEDLDSEMTVVRNEMERGENNPFQMLMQQMQAAAFRWHNYGHSTIGARSDVENVDIGQLRAFYKEYYQPDNAVLIVSGRFDPDASLETIAKAFGKIPRPERSLPPEYTVEPVQDGERLVTLRRQGGSPLIAALYHAPSAGSRDFTALDIGVSILSDTPSGRLYKALVGQGLSASVFGFAAGLRQPGYAFFGAQLESGMDQAKALATLNDTLASVASEPFTEQDLQRIRNKWLTDWSKTYANPPSLASALSETAADGDWRLFFLQRDWVESMELADVQRVTAAYLVPSNRTNGRYIPTEKPLRAPTAPDVDLAALFKDYKGKDTAQSVAAFDTSPANIDAATQRTPLDLPNGKVKLALLSKPTRGDRVEANLLIQFGDADSLKGQRDISSAVASLLDHGTNRMSRQEIEDRFDALEASVDFGGGAGIVMVDMSTTEKHLPELVKLVLHIVRDADFPEQELTEYKRQASTAISDAKAEPSALASRALARHDNPWPADDVRYTPTFDEAQQSIASLTRQQLVDFHSRFYGAGTIEFAAVGAFDADAVRAALAEGLEGWRKAPAYTRVADPYREVPPKTFAIDTPDKANAFYLAKLPLKLQDTDTDYTALYLANYLLGSSETSRLWSRVRVQDGLSYDVRSYLDASSYEPSGDWTIYAIHAPENSQRLQRAVNEELKRVLNDGFTDEEVREGAAALLNFRKLARSRDGTLASAWINYMQLDRSFDWSEKIDKELAALTAEDVNAALRKRLDPSLFSTAIAADESKQEK, from the coding sequence ATGCAAACCCTACTGCCCAAGACCCTGATTCGTTTCGGCATTTTTCTTCTTCTTGCCTTCATGGCGGCTGCGGCGGGCGCCAAAGAATTGCCTGCGGGGGTATCGCAAGGCCCTTCGGTCGAAGGCGTGACCGAATACACCCTGCCGAACGGCCTGCGCGTCTTGCTGGCTCCCGACGCATCCAAGCCCACCACCACCGTCAACATGACTTACCTGGTGGGCTCGCGCCACGAGAACTACGGCCAGACCGGCATGGCCCATCTGCTGGAACACATGCTGTTTCGCGGCACGCCCACCTTGCGCAATGCGCTGGCGGAGTTCTCCAAGCGCGGCTTGGCCGCCAATGGCTCGACCAGCAGCGACCGCACCAATTACTACGCAAGCTTTGCCGCAAATCCGGAAACCTTGTCCTGGTATCTGGAATGGCAGGCCGATGCCATGGTGAATTCGCTGATCGCCAAGGAAGACCTGGATTCAGAAATGACGGTCGTGCGCAACGAAATGGAGCGCGGCGAAAACAACCCCTTCCAGATGCTGATGCAGCAGATGCAGGCGGCCGCCTTCCGCTGGCACAACTATGGCCACAGCACCATAGGCGCCCGCTCGGACGTGGAAAATGTGGACATCGGCCAACTGCGCGCTTTCTACAAGGAATACTATCAGCCCGACAATGCCGTGCTGATCGTCTCCGGCCGTTTCGATCCCGATGCCAGCCTTGAAACCATCGCCAAGGCCTTCGGGAAAATCCCCCGGCCCGAACGCAGCTTGCCGCCCGAGTACACCGTGGAGCCCGTTCAGGACGGCGAGCGCCTGGTCACTTTGCGCCGCCAGGGCGGCAGCCCGCTGATCGCCGCGCTGTATCATGCGCCGTCCGCCGGCAGCCGCGATTTCACCGCCCTGGACATAGGCGTTTCAATCCTGTCGGACACGCCTTCGGGAAGGCTCTATAAAGCACTGGTCGGCCAAGGCCTGAGCGCGAGCGTCTTCGGCTTTGCCGCCGGTCTGCGGCAGCCGGGCTACGCCTTTTTCGGGGCCCAGCTGGAATCCGGCATGGATCAGGCCAAGGCCCTGGCCACCCTGAACGACACATTGGCTTCAGTCGCGTCGGAGCCTTTTACCGAACAGGACTTGCAACGCATACGCAATAAATGGCTGACCGACTGGTCCAAGACATATGCCAATCCGCCCAGCCTGGCCTCGGCCCTGTCGGAAACGGCCGCCGACGGCGATTGGCGCCTGTTCTTTTTGCAGCGCGATTGGGTGGAAAGCATGGAGCTTGCCGACGTGCAGCGCGTAACGGCCGCCTATCTGGTGCCCAGCAATCGCACCAACGGCCGGTACATACCGACAGAGAAGCCACTAAGGGCTCCCACGGCGCCGGACGTCGACCTGGCCGCCTTGTTCAAGGATTACAAAGGCAAGGACACCGCCCAGTCCGTGGCCGCGTTCGACACCAGTCCGGCAAACATCGATGCCGCCACCCAGCGCACGCCGCTCGACCTGCCCAATGGCAAGGTCAAGCTCGCCCTGCTGTCCAAGCCCACGCGCGGCGACCGGGTGGAGGCGAATCTGCTGATCCAGTTCGGCGATGCAGACAGCCTGAAAGGCCAGCGGGACATATCCAGCGCGGTGGCGTCGCTGCTGGATCACGGCACGAACAGGATGTCCCGCCAGGAGATCGAGGATCGTTTCGATGCGCTGGAAGCCAGCGTCGATTTCGGCGGCGGGGCCGGAATCGTCATGGTTGACATGTCGACCACGGAAAAACATTTGCCTGAGCTGGTGAAGCTGGTCCTGCATATCGTCCGCGATGCCGATTTCCCCGAACAGGAACTGACCGAATACAAGCGCCAGGCCAGCACCGCCATCAGCGACGCCAAAGCGGAGCCCAGCGCCCTGGCCTCCCGCGCTCTGGCCCGCCACGACAATCCATGGCCCGCCGACGATGTGCGCTATACGCCCACCTTCGACGAAGCGCAGCAAAGTATCGCCTCGCTAACGCGCCAGCAACTGGTCGACTTCCATAGCCGTTTCTATGGCGCCGGAACCATCGAGTTTGCCGCCGTCGGCGCCTTCGACGCGGACGCCGTGAGAGCCGCCCTGGCCGAAGGCCTGGAGGGCTGGCGCAAGGCGCCCGCCTATACCCGGGTTGCCGACCCTTACCGGGAGGTTCCGCCGAAGACCTTCGCCATCGACACACCCGACAAGGCGAATGCCTTCTATCTGGCCAAGCTGCCCCTGAAGCTGCAGGACACCGACACGGACTACACCGCGCTGTACCTGGCCAACTACCTGCTCGGCAGCTCGGAGACCTCGCGCCTCTGGTCCCGCGTCAGGGTGCAGGACGGCCTGTCCTACGATGTGCGCAGCTATCTGGATGCGTCCTCCTACGAACCTTCGGGGGATTGGACCATCTATGCCATACATGCCCCGGAGAACAGCCAGCGGCTGCAACGTGCAGTGAACGAAGAACTGAAGCGGGTGCTGAACGATGGGTTCACGGACGAGGAAGTGCGTGAAGGTGCAGCCGCCCTGTTGAACTTCCGCAAGCTGGCCCGCAGCCGGGACGGCACATTGGCCTCGGCCTGGATCAACTACATGCAGCTCGATCGCAGCTTCGACTGGTCCGAGAAAATCGACAAGGAACTGGCGGCGCTGACGGCCGAGGACGTGAATGCGGCACTGCGAAAAAGGCTGGATCCATCGCTGTTCAGTACAGCGATTGCCGCGGATGAAAGCAAGCAGGAGAAATAG
- a CDS encoding methyl-accepting chemotaxis protein gives MNRFSIGARLAAGFALMLIFIAILATLSFWRMQGGARATDEIVERRLPIERLLTEWGTIVRENALRVSVISKVTEAETRKEFEQDMAAAAKTYDELQRKLEAAIIDPEVDRLFEIVKQEASEYGKVRDEVVQAQNFGDYDRAQRLAGELSKMRIEYERSIASLIAFQQDSINQRGDLLKENNQAAIWAVTGVGSFALLIGLLFAYGITRSITQPLKRAVEYARAVAKRDLTQQIEANGQDELSQLLNALRQMNTNLVGVIGQVQEGSDAIATASAQIAAGNIDLSSRTEEQASSLAETAATMEELTTTVKQNASSAEQANQLAETAVKVAIESGDVVAQVVDTMASIDGSAKHVVEIISVIDAIAFQTNILALNAAVEAARAGEQGRGFAVVASEVRSLAQRSATAAKEIKGLIETSVHATEEGNKLVIKAGDAMKETVDSIKKVVAIMGEITTASSEQSVGIEQVNQAVGQMDQVTQQNAALVEEASVASSSMQDQAKELARLVATFKVSKNTLVLESEEPVVIGQRLVLAV, from the coding sequence GTGAACCGATTTAGTATTGGAGCGAGGCTGGCAGCAGGTTTCGCATTGATGTTGATATTTATAGCGATCTTGGCAACGCTGTCGTTCTGGCGGATGCAGGGAGGCGCTCGTGCTACCGACGAGATTGTTGAGCGCCGCCTCCCCATAGAGCGACTGCTGACGGAATGGGGCACCATCGTCCGCGAAAATGCTTTACGAGTGTCCGTAATCTCCAAGGTGACGGAGGCCGAAACGCGTAAGGAATTTGAGCAAGACATGGCCGCAGCGGCCAAGACCTATGACGAACTTCAAAGGAAACTCGAAGCCGCGATCATTGATCCAGAGGTCGACCGCTTGTTCGAGATTGTGAAGCAGGAGGCCAGCGAGTACGGGAAAGTGCGCGACGAGGTGGTTCAGGCACAGAACTTTGGTGATTATGACCGAGCCCAACGGCTGGCCGGCGAGCTGTCCAAGATGCGGATCGAGTACGAGCGAAGCATTGCTTCACTGATTGCATTCCAGCAAGACTCGATCAACCAACGAGGCGATTTGCTTAAAGAGAACAATCAGGCAGCCATCTGGGCCGTCACGGGAGTCGGATCTTTTGCCTTGTTGATCGGCCTGCTTTTCGCCTATGGCATCACCCGTTCCATCACTCAGCCTTTGAAGCGCGCGGTGGAGTATGCCAGAGCTGTTGCCAAGCGTGATTTAACGCAGCAAATCGAGGCGAATGGGCAAGATGAGCTGAGCCAGTTGCTCAATGCGCTGCGTCAGATGAATACTAATTTGGTGGGAGTGATCGGCCAGGTTCAGGAAGGGTCGGATGCGATAGCAACTGCATCAGCACAGATTGCTGCCGGCAATATCGATTTGTCTTCGCGCACTGAAGAGCAGGCAAGCTCCTTGGCCGAAACAGCCGCGACGATGGAAGAGCTGACGACCACTGTCAAACAGAATGCCAGTAGCGCCGAACAGGCGAATCAGCTTGCTGAGACTGCGGTAAAAGTGGCCATTGAAAGCGGTGATGTCGTGGCGCAAGTGGTCGACACCATGGCGTCCATCGATGGCTCCGCCAAGCATGTGGTGGAAATTATCAGTGTAATTGACGCAATAGCCTTCCAGACGAATATCCTGGCGCTCAATGCCGCTGTTGAGGCTGCTCGTGCCGGTGAACAAGGGCGCGGGTTTGCTGTCGTGGCAAGTGAAGTTCGCAGTTTGGCACAGCGTAGTGCGACCGCCGCCAAGGAGATCAAAGGCTTGATCGAAACGTCCGTTCATGCCACTGAGGAGGGCAATAAGCTTGTAATAAAGGCTGGCGATGCGATGAAAGAGACGGTAGACAGCATCAAGAAAGTGGTGGCCATTATGGGTGAAATTACTACTGCCAGCAGTGAACAAAGCGTCGGTATCGAGCAAGTGAATCAAGCTGTGGGGCAGATGGACCAGGTGACACAACAGAATGCGGCTCTTGTCGAAGAAGCTTCTGTCGCCTCGAGCAGCATGCAAGACCAAGCCAAGGAACTGGCCCGCTTGGTGGCGACATTCAAGGTGAGCAAGAATACCTTGGTCCTGGAGAGCGAAGAACCCGTAGTTATTGGTCAGCGCCTCGTTCTCGCCGTGTAG